Part of the Limihaloglobus sulfuriphilus genome is shown below.
CTTTTCATGGTCATTCATTCGGCTGAACTTTGAGGCCCGCCTGAACATTTCGGGGTGCCTGGATATGAATTTCTTCATATCTGACTCGCGTACGCCCACGCGGCGGCGGGAATCCTCATAAATATAGGTTCGGGATACCAGTCCCTGCCGGCGCCAGCGGTCTATGGTCTTCCTCGCGACTTTGAATTTTCCCGCAAGCTCAACTACTGTGTAAACCTTTTCTGAAACTTCCTTTACAGGAATCGATATCTGTGAGCTGAGACTTAATACAAAACCAAGTAAATCGGTATATAAATCTGAACCAGTTAAAACATCTTCAGAAAATTCATCCTCATGATAACGAAAGCCTGTTATTTTATAACATACAAAATCAAAAGGATAACTTCTATTCTTATCGATAGTATCAATAAAATTTTCAGCCGAAACCAGCTGCCTGAGCTTAGTGTTTTTAGGAGCGAATCTTACGTCCTTTAGAAGCTGTTTTATACATTTGTTGACTATCTTTGCCATAGACTCATTATATCAGCAATAAACACGCAATTTCAACTAAAAACTAAAAGTCCAAACATAAAACACACATATTGAATTTTTAGAAGAACAACTCCGGCAGTCCTGAAAAGAAGATGACCGCAATAACATTGATTATCCGCCCTTAAAAAGCATGTCATAATCTCGCGAACCAGACTCCTGACACAACCGAAAAACTCATATCTGTTCAGCGGCAATTATGCTGTGATAAACTTTCCTGTCAATAAAAGCGTCCTCGCCCCGGGGATTGTGCCGTGCCAGCATCTTAAGTGCGGCCTTGAACTTATCTTCCAGTTGAGCTACAAAGACACCGCCCTCAAAACCATCTTCGGCCGGAATCTCAAGCTGATATGCATGAAGTGTCAAGCGGTCTATAAGCGGTTTTTCCGGCTTACCGGGACTGGGTGTGTATTTTTTCTTAAAATCAGACAAAAGTATCGGCTCTTGCCCCCCATAAATCGGATCTATCGCCAGAGGCATGCCAATATGCTTCATGTGAACACGTATTTGGTGTGTACGGCCTGTAATCGGGCTGGCTTTAATTAAAGATACAAGACCAAAATCAGCAAGCAGCTGCCACTCTGTTACTGCCTGCTTGCCGCGTCTGGGAGCGATATACATGGTACCCTTAAACTTACTGGAACGGTCAAGCGGCTGTTTTACCACTCCGCCCTCATCCATCGCAAACCCTTTAACAAAAGCAAGATATGTTTTTTTTATCTTTCTTTTTGCAAACATGGCGGCATAGCGGCTTTGGGCCCGGGCAGTTTTAGCGATAAGCAGAATCCCCGATGTCGCCTTGTCAATACGGTGTATCAGCCGAAAGCTGCTCTTTTCAACATCTAACTGCAGTGACAGCAGATGGATAATATCAGCTTTTCCGGTGCGGTCTTTGGTCACGCTAACCCCCGAGGGTTTATTTATAACCAGCAGCTCGCCGCTATTGTGAATTATTTCTATTTTATTCTTAGCCAAATTGTTAAATCCCATAATTTAGATGAAGTTAGAAGATTATAACATCAGGACTAACTCTGTCAATCAACATAAATAGAGGCGTAATAAACGCCATTTTTTTATAAAATTAATCCTTGATTCAATTTGTTTTTTCTATATAATGCAAAATTCATAAAAAACGATAATTTAAAATCTAAATAACGGAGAACCAATGACAACAGAGAGTAATGGCAATGCCGAGAACAATGGCCTGCACGCTCAGATAACTGAAACTTTAATGTCAATCCGGCCAAGCCTTCAAAGCCACGGCGGTGACCTTGAATTAGTTGAAATCACTGATGATTTGACTGTTAAGGTGAAACTGCAGGGAGCCTGCCACGGCTGCCCCGGAGCCAGAGCAACACTCAAAAACGGTGTTGAACGAGTTCTTAAAGAACGAGTGCCGATGGTTAAAGAGGTAATCGCAGTAAACTAAATAATACCAAAGGGCAGAAACCTGAAAACAGGTTTCTGCCCTTTTTTAATTATATTATAATGAACAGTACAAAAGAAAAATCAGGAGCAATATATGGGACCAGTTCTTAACGGGCTAATTAAACTTCAGGAAGTAGAATCCCGACTTCGCGGCGTAAAACAAAAACTGGCGAGAACCCGAAGAGGGCTTACTCTACAGGAAAATCAGCTTAGAAATATCCAAAATACCCTTGAAAGCAAAAAAGACGAAGCAAAACTGATCCGCAATAAAATCGATAAGATCGAACTTGAAATGCAAATTCGTGATGAAGCTCTCAAAAAAAGACAGGAAGAGCTCAACAATGCAAAAAACAACAAGGAATATTCGGCACTTCTGACAGAGATAAATGTAAACAAAGCCGATAACTCCAAAAAAGAGAATGAGCTTCTTGAGCTCATGGCCGCTTTAGAAAATGAACAGGAAGAATCCAAGCAGATTGAATCGCAGATTGAAAAGCAGTCACAAAAGATTGAACAGGTCAGGGAACAGGTAAATGTAAAGGCTAAGGACATTCAGGAGTCTCTTTCTAAACTGCAAAACGAGTGGGATGAAGCAAGCCGGGGAATACCTAATGAGGTTCTGGAGTTATTCAGGCGGCTTTCAGATAATTACGACGGTGAGGCACTGGCGTATGTGGATTCAACCGGAGGTAAACGCAGAAATTATACATGCGGCGGCTGTTTTATGAGCCTTACCAATGAAACTGTCAATCAGCTTTTATCAAATGACGACATAATAAGATGCCCAAGCTGCAGCAGAATCGTTGTCCTACACCAGGATAAGGAAGATTAGCTCTGTGGGCACAAATCCAACAAAACTTGGAATACTTATCAGCGGCGGCGGCACGACCATGCTAAACCTGCATGAACAGATTGCAAACGGCAGCCTTGATGCAGAAATAGTATGTGTTATAAGCTCGCGAAGTGATGTTAAGGGAGTTGGCCTTGCCAGAGAGTTGGGATATGAACCTGAAATTGTGCGGAAAAAGGATTATGCCGACATTGACACTTTCAGCACTTCAATTGCCCAAACACTTCGTAAGTCAGGTGTAGAACTTGTTATACAGGCCGGCTGGCTTTGTCTCTGGAAGATCTACGATGACTTTGAAGGCCGCGTCATGAACATACACCCCGCCCTTCTGCCCAGCTTTGGAGGAAAGGGCATGTGGGGCCGTCATGTGCACGAAGCCGTATTGAAAGCCGGATGCAAAATAAGCGGATGCACAGTACATTTCTGCACCAATGAATACGACAAAGGCCCGATAATTGTACAAAAAAGCTGCCCTGTTTATGACACTGACACTCCAGAGCAGCTTGCTGCCAGAGTTTTCGAACAGGAATCCCTGGCTTACCCCGAGGCTGTCAGGCTTTTTACACAGGGCA
Proteins encoded:
- a CDS encoding RluA family pseudouridine synthase, coding for MAKNKIEIIHNSGELLVINKPSGVSVTKDRTGKADIIHLLSLQLDVEKSSFRLIHRIDKATSGILLIAKTARAQSRYAAMFAKRKIKKTYLAFVKGFAMDEGGVVKQPLDRSSKFKGTMYIAPRRGKQAVTEWQLLADFGLVSLIKASPITGRTHQIRVHMKHIGMPLAIDPIYGGQEPILLSDFKKKYTPSPGKPEKPLIDRLTLHAYQLEIPAEDGFEGGVFVAQLEDKFKAALKMLARHNPRGEDAFIDRKVYHSIIAAEQI
- a CDS encoding NifU family protein, whose protein sequence is MTTESNGNAENNGLHAQITETLMSIRPSLQSHGGDLELVEITDDLTVKVKLQGACHGCPGARATLKNGVERVLKERVPMVKEVIAVN
- a CDS encoding zinc ribbon domain-containing protein; the protein is MGPVLNGLIKLQEVESRLRGVKQKLARTRRGLTLQENQLRNIQNTLESKKDEAKLIRNKIDKIELEMQIRDEALKKRQEELNNAKNNKEYSALLTEINVNKADNSKKENELLELMAALENEQEESKQIESQIEKQSQKIEQVREQVNVKAKDIQESLSKLQNEWDEASRGIPNEVLELFRRLSDNYDGEALAYVDSTGGKRRNYTCGGCFMSLTNETVNQLLSNDDIIRCPSCSRIVVLHQDKED
- the purN gene encoding phosphoribosylglycinamide formyltransferase, with amino-acid sequence MGTNPTKLGILISGGGTTMLNLHEQIANGSLDAEIVCVISSRSDVKGVGLARELGYEPEIVRKKDYADIDTFSTSIAQTLRKSGVELVIQAGWLCLWKIYDDFEGRVMNIHPALLPSFGGKGMWGRHVHEAVLKAGCKISGCTVHFCTNEYDKGPIIVQKSCPVYDTDTPEQLAARVFEQESLAYPEAVRLFTQGRLKIDNSIVRIARQ